The proteins below come from a single Oscillospiraceae bacterium genomic window:
- a CDS encoding replication initiator protein A, translating to MSKEYIKAQTPLPAYFPYPKFLLQMSLSHTARLTYVLLLDRMTLSQKNSWVDAQGRAYVLYPLAGLAEDLQSSISSVTRALRELEAARLIERRSNGFSKPNQVFLSFPSTAQKCTVEMVKNEQPDCSKVSNTVAQNCTPNQINKNNLRLNQLNRTKEAYGRYRNVFLEDYSELEMEIAELDTLIEDLSAYMQSTGRKYADHAATLRSWSARKKRQQKPGAGIPDYTYNKEESL from the coding sequence TTGAGTAAAGAGTACATCAAAGCACAAACCCCACTGCCCGCGTATTTCCCTTATCCGAAATTTCTGCTGCAGATGAGCCTGTCCCATACAGCGCGGCTAACATATGTTCTGCTGCTGGACCGCATGACCCTTTCGCAGAAGAACAGCTGGGTGGATGCACAGGGCCGGGCATATGTGCTCTATCCGCTGGCAGGGCTGGCGGAAGATCTTCAGAGCAGCATTTCCAGTGTCACCCGCGCTCTGCGGGAACTGGAAGCTGCACGGCTGATCGAACGGCGGTCCAATGGCTTTTCCAAGCCAAACCAGGTGTTCCTAAGCTTCCCATCTACTGCGCAGAAATGCACAGTCGAGATGGTCAAAAATGAGCAGCCTGATTGCTCAAAAGTGAGCAATACGGTTGCGCAAAACTGCACACCTAACCAAATAAATAAGAACAACCTAAGATTGAACCAACTGAATAGAACTAAAGAAGCGTATGGGCGATATCGGAATGTTTTTCTGGAAGATTATTCGGAACTGGAAATGGAAATTGCAGAGTTGGATACTCTGATCGAAGACCTTTCAGCCTATATGCAGTCTACAGGCAGGAAGTACGCAGACCATGCGGCGACCCTGCGTAGCTGGTCAGCACGGAAGAAAAGACAACAGAAACCGGGAGCAGGCATCCCGGACTATACCTACAACAAGGAGGAAAGTTTATGA
- a CDS encoding recombinase family protein: protein MNAEYIPAENVEVLPSGADWQSRHLESERRKAEIRDRIHKQTEQGQKTAKDYFRPAKPTPSIYDSDLKRVAVYARVSTSSEEQISSIENQTLYYTKKIAETENWNLQDIYSDEGKSGTSLRKRDAFKRMMRDAKDQKMDLIICASISRFARNFSDCMTQIAALKTMHPAHPIGVYFETENIYTLNPSSQYSLDIQALLADWESGNKSRRMILSYDQRIMTGQYPVADLMGYRHTKDGRLVIEPEEAKTVRFIFLAFIQGYNYDQIAAVLTQKKRSTLRGRQEWNGMMVANIMKNERRWGDLEARKSIVVDYKLGKVTKNNGNRCSAYVPEHHEAIVSPEIARAAHLVASSSKKCGVQDIVVIRQGALKGFVGIHPNWNGINAESIRSLCLNAYLPEEVAELNDMTEMRFGKKSDMALSSDYLTVSGTCFINQSSPVMTISKNGIRFSKACHTRLDNCEYVELLYHPILQVVILRKSDYGSSTAMHWRDNNDVHSAFSARAFSGLVFQTLNWKMNCRYQCRGICQERENAKFLLFELDESRILIGKNHYEQADGYAMNLECRLYRHKWVQSITARDVMESGQVVENPMIGAIPSRNEVQRELDDLLMSM from the coding sequence ATGAACGCAGAATACATCCCAGCAGAAAACGTTGAAGTGCTGCCGAGTGGGGCGGATTGGCAGAGCCGACATCTGGAATCTGAAAGGCGAAAAGCAGAGATTCGTGACAGAATCCATAAGCAGACAGAACAGGGGCAGAAAACGGCAAAAGATTACTTTCGTCCGGCAAAACCGACACCGTCGATTTACGACAGCGACCTGAAGCGTGTGGCGGTTTATGCCCGTGTCAGCACTTCCAGCGAAGAACAGATTTCTTCCATTGAAAACCAGACTCTATATTACACCAAAAAGATTGCAGAAACGGAAAACTGGAATTTGCAGGATATTTACAGCGATGAAGGAAAATCGGGTACTTCACTGCGGAAACGGGATGCGTTTAAGCGCATGATGCGAGATGCCAAAGACCAGAAGATGGACTTGATTATCTGTGCCAGCATTTCGCGGTTTGCGCGAAATTTTTCGGATTGTATGACGCAGATTGCAGCATTGAAAACCATGCACCCGGCACATCCCATTGGCGTGTACTTTGAAACTGAAAACATCTACACGCTGAATCCAAGCAGCCAATATAGTTTGGACATTCAAGCACTTCTGGCAGATTGGGAATCGGGCAACAAGAGTCGCCGGATGATCCTTTCGTATGACCAGCGTATTATGACAGGCCAGTACCCGGTGGCCGACCTGATGGGATATCGGCATACGAAGGATGGACGGTTGGTAATTGAGCCGGAAGAAGCAAAGACGGTGCGGTTTATTTTTCTGGCGTTTATCCAGGGCTATAACTACGATCAGATCGCGGCAGTGCTGACACAGAAAAAGCGCAGCACCCTGCGCGGTAGGCAGGAGTGGAACGGCATGATGGTGGCAAACATTATGAAAAATGAACGCCGCTGGGGTGATCTGGAAGCTAGGAAGAGCATTGTGGTAGATTACAAACTGGGCAAGGTCACGAAGAATAACGGCAATCGCTGCTCTGCCTATGTCCCGGAACATCACGAAGCGATTGTTTCCCCAGAAATCGCACGAGCTGCACATCTTGTGGCATCCAGCAGCAAAAAGTGCGGGGTGCAGGATATTGTGGTAATCCGGCAGGGAGCATTGAAAGGCTTTGTGGGTATTCATCCGAACTGGAACGGTATCAATGCCGAAAGCATCCGCAGCCTCTGCCTGAATGCCTATCTGCCGGAAGAAGTGGCCGAACTGAACGATATGACGGAAATGCGGTTTGGAAAGAAGTCGGATATGGCATTGTCATCTGATTATCTGACGGTTTCAGGTACTTGCTTTATCAACCAGAGCAGCCCGGTTATGACAATCTCAAAAAATGGAATCCGTTTCAGCAAGGCTTGCCACACCCGGCTGGACAACTGCGAATATGTGGAACTGCTCTATCATCCGATTCTGCAGGTCGTGATTTTGCGAAAGAGCGATTATGGCTCTTCAACGGCGATGCACTGGCGAGACAACAATGACGTCCATAGTGCCTTTTCAGCCAGAGCATTTTCTGGACTGGTCTTCCAAACATTGAACTGGAAAATGAATTGCCGCTATCAGTGCCGTGGTATCTGCCAGGAACGGGAAAACGCAAAATTCCTGCTCTTTGAGTTGGATGAGTCTCGGATTTTGATTGGGAAAAATCATTATGAACAGGCTGATGGATACGCGATGAACCTGGAATGCCGGCTGTATCGGCATAAGTGGGTTCAGAGCATTACGGCCCGTGATGTGATGGAATCCGGCCAAGTCGTAGAAAATCCCATGATTGGTGCAATTCCAAGCAGAAATGAAGTTCAACGTGAACTGGATGATCTTTTGATGTCGATGTAG
- a CDS encoding recombinase family protein, with protein sequence MIGTYYRLSLADEDVGADKAESNSIQGQRGLVEGYIIAHPELAAEPRQEYVDDGYSGTSTSRPAFQRLIQDAQDGKIKTIIVKDFSRFARDYIEAGDYMERIFPLLGVRFISVNDGYDSGMQAGNDVRGLEVAIKNIINASYSRDLSAKIAAADHVMQKKGMYLGGYRPFGFLPDPNDCHKLILDPVASQYVRLIFELALQGNRTGTIAKILNEKQIPTPAAYHVAENHVYSEQKAWDLQRSHWTSGTVYHVLKNEKYKGTYVGAKFIMPVPCKHRVLRAPLEQQVRIEDSHAAIVTTEEFEQAQKVIMLQHGNHQTGNYTKHQYPLKGKVYCGYCQKLMKYRVLKKLGPSFNCRFSATAVDSPCKRIPISEELLEHIVRNALTAQIKQAEHILEILHERERKALICFSTLERQEEKLSAEKAEIVKLRVALYEQYADGNMSKEEFIRQRDAYRVQEDERMEQIQRLRTEKNQVFQPVKRDTDHLQTVMSTVEEAGDVMHLSQNVVETFIDRIEVFNDERVKIRFTFEDALNSYEEK encoded by the coding sequence ATGATCGGAACCTATTACCGGCTTTCTCTTGCGGACGAGGATGTGGGTGCTGATAAGGCTGAGAGCAACAGCATTCAGGGCCAGCGCGGACTGGTAGAGGGGTACATCATAGCTCACCCGGAACTGGCTGCAGAGCCGCGTCAGGAGTACGTTGACGATGGCTACTCCGGCACATCTACAAGCCGTCCTGCATTTCAGCGGCTGATTCAGGATGCACAGGATGGCAAGATAAAAACGATTATCGTAAAGGACTTTTCCCGGTTCGCCCGTGACTATATTGAAGCAGGCGATTATATGGAGCGCATCTTCCCGTTGCTGGGCGTTCGCTTCATCTCCGTCAACGATGGGTATGACAGTGGGATGCAGGCCGGAAACGATGTGCGCGGACTGGAAGTAGCCATCAAGAACATCATCAACGCATCCTACAGCCGGGACCTTTCCGCTAAAATCGCAGCAGCCGACCATGTGATGCAGAAGAAAGGAATGTATCTCGGAGGATACCGCCCATTCGGATTCCTGCCGGACCCGAACGACTGCCATAAGCTGATCCTTGACCCGGTAGCCAGCCAGTATGTGCGCCTGATTTTTGAACTGGCATTGCAGGGCAACAGAACAGGCACCATCGCAAAAATCCTGAACGAAAAGCAGATTCCAACTCCGGCAGCGTATCACGTGGCGGAAAATCATGTGTACAGCGAGCAGAAAGCATGGGACTTGCAGCGCAGCCATTGGACAAGCGGGACGGTTTATCATGTTCTGAAAAATGAGAAGTATAAGGGCACCTATGTGGGCGCGAAATTCATTATGCCGGTTCCCTGTAAGCATCGGGTTCTGCGCGCTCCCTTGGAACAGCAGGTACGAATTGAGGACAGCCATGCCGCCATTGTGACCACGGAAGAATTTGAGCAGGCACAAAAGGTTATTATGCTGCAGCACGGGAATCATCAGACCGGGAACTACACAAAACACCAGTATCCGCTGAAAGGCAAGGTCTACTGCGGCTACTGCCAGAAACTGATGAAATATCGTGTTCTCAAGAAACTCGGACCATCTTTTAACTGCAGATTTTCGGCCACTGCGGTGGACAGCCCTTGCAAGCGAATCCCGATCTCCGAGGAACTGCTGGAACATATCGTCCGAAATGCGTTGACAGCGCAGATAAAGCAGGCGGAACATATACTGGAAATCCTGCACGAACGGGAACGCAAAGCCTTAATCTGCTTTTCCACACTAGAACGGCAGGAAGAAAAGCTGAGTGCAGAAAAGGCAGAGATCGTAAAACTTCGTGTTGCACTGTATGAGCAGTATGCTGATGGAAACATGAGTAAGGAAGAGTTCATCCGACAGAGAGATGCTTACCGAGTGCAGGAAGATGAACGGATGGAGCAGATCCAACGGCTGCGTACCGAGAAAAATCAAGTCTTTCAGCCTGTGAAGAGGGACACCGATCATTTGCAGACTGTCATGAGTACTGTAGAAGAAGCAGGCGATGTGATGCACTTATCACAGAATGTGGTAGAAACCTTTATTGACCGCATTGAGGTTTTCAACGATGAACGCGTGAAAATTCGCTTTACATTTGAGGATGCATTGAACAGTTATGAGGAAAAGTAA
- a CDS encoding AAA family ATPase codes for MERLLTLYSEVQSTDVRWLWYPFIAIGKITLLQGDPGDGKSTMMINLIAELSTGGKTPDGCKIGTPQKVIYQCSEDGVSDTIKPRLERCGADCRKIAFINEEVYNGLTLDDERIRQAIIEFRPRLVVIDPIQAYLGSDSDLQIAGRARKLMRRLGMWAAGYDCAIVLIGHLNKKEGSKGLYRSLGSIDVVAAARSVLQVERDTENPDIRIVHQIKNSLAPTAEDIRFSISADKGFRWLECRPQLFEKQQPDAEPKFDTEQQKAAYWIKHFLEKGDMSANEIYCRLDNEGVSKRVARMVKTEMGIHCYQKKRRWYWSVQLEEGAMNGPQV; via the coding sequence ATGGAACGGCTGCTGACACTGTATAGCGAAGTTCAATCAACGGATGTACGGTGGTTATGGTATCCGTTTATTGCGATAGGGAAAATCACACTGCTACAGGGTGATCCTGGCGATGGAAAATCTACTATGATGATAAATCTGATTGCCGAACTTTCAACAGGAGGTAAGACCCCGGACGGTTGTAAAATCGGTACACCGCAAAAAGTGATTTATCAGTGCTCGGAGGATGGCGTTTCAGACACGATAAAGCCCCGTCTGGAACGCTGTGGAGCAGACTGCAGGAAGATCGCTTTCATCAATGAAGAAGTCTATAATGGCCTTACATTGGACGATGAGCGCATCCGTCAGGCAATCATTGAATTTCGGCCTCGATTGGTCGTGATCGATCCGATTCAGGCTTATCTTGGCAGCGATTCGGATTTGCAAATCGCAGGCAGGGCGCGGAAACTCATGCGCCGCCTTGGAATGTGGGCTGCTGGTTACGACTGTGCCATCGTTCTGATTGGACACCTTAACAAAAAAGAAGGCTCCAAAGGGCTGTACCGCAGCCTTGGCAGTATTGATGTTGTGGCAGCAGCACGAAGCGTCCTGCAGGTGGAGCGAGATACCGAGAATCCTGATATAAGAATCGTACATCAAATCAAAAACAGTCTTGCGCCTACGGCAGAAGACATCCGCTTTTCCATTTCTGCCGACAAGGGCTTTCGATGGCTGGAATGCAGGCCACAGCTTTTTGAAAAACAACAGCCGGACGCCGAACCTAAATTTGATACAGAGCAACAGAAAGCTGCCTACTGGATCAAGCATTTCCTTGAAAAAGGCGATATGAGCGCAAATGAAATTTATTGCCGTCTGGACAATGAGGGTGTCAGCAAACGAGTGGCGCGGATGGTAAAAACGGAAATGGGAATCCACTGCTACCAGAAGAAGCGGAGATGGTATTGGAGTGTTCAGCTGGAAGAAGGTGCTATGAATGGACCGCAAGTATAA
- a CDS encoding helix-turn-helix domain-containing protein has translation MSAGILDGFQTIIPTAAAVLSERRQILRMTQQEVADRADITLRQYQRLESGERNILTSSFGLACRVIEALDMDVSKFYHGDYYLEELKTIEGK, from the coding sequence ATGAGTGCCGGAATTTTAGATGGCTTTCAAACGATAATTCCAACGGCAGCGGCTGTCTTATCGGAAAGACGACAAATATTAAGGATGACGCAACAAGAAGTTGCTGATCGAGCCGATATAACTTTACGTCAATATCAAAGGCTGGAATCTGGGGAAAGAAATATTTTGACTTCCTCTTTTGGCTTGGCCTGTCGGGTAATTGAAGCTCTTGATATGGATGTTTCTAAATTCTATCATGGTGACTATTACCTTGAAGAATTGAAAACTATTGAAGGCAAATGA
- a CDS encoding recombinase family protein: MYLRLSREDGDKTESDSIANQRTLLEAYTADHPELCIVDEFVDDGYSGSNFERPAFQRLFQELEQGTINCILVKDLSRFGRNYIEVGRYLERIFPVMRVRLIAATDNYDSQSAWKTSDSIMVPMRNLLNDAYCRDISVKIKSQLAVKRKRGDFVGSFATYGYQKDPSNHTKLIVDELAAETVQDIFRWKISGMNNQSIADRLNAKKVPSPAARKLQSGAKLSLHFRKSDEPPWSAKAVDRILHNEVYIGKLVQGKTRRLDYRSKKKMNVPMRDWVIVDNTHEAIIPAEQFELVRRILETETRRPNDAETVALFAGFLYCGDCGSRLVRRSASYKGKRYIYYQCSGSKQNKGSCTSHNLRDEKLYNVVRNALQMQIQIVMEEAEFVESIRQAQQEPYRVRRIERQIRQLTAEKAHTQGIKEKLYGDYADEILTREDFLNYNELYSKRIEEYDRKITELETEQKNLQTAPNAYPFLDVYRKYRKLEEITRPMVVELIEKIEVYEGNRVEITFRFQDEIADLLEELHQKKMGQREVSA, encoded by the coding sequence TTGTATTTGCGTTTATCCCGTGAAGATGGCGATAAGACAGAGAGCGACAGTATTGCAAACCAGCGTACCCTGCTGGAAGCCTATACTGCAGACCACCCGGAACTGTGCATCGTGGATGAGTTTGTGGACGATGGCTACTCCGGCTCGAACTTTGAGCGGCCTGCGTTTCAAAGGCTGTTTCAGGAGCTGGAGCAAGGAACCATCAACTGCATTCTGGTCAAAGATTTATCCCGATTCGGGCGAAACTATATTGAAGTGGGACGCTATCTGGAACGGATTTTCCCGGTCATGCGGGTCCGGCTGATTGCTGCGACAGACAACTATGACAGTCAATCTGCGTGGAAGACCAGCGATTCCATCATGGTCCCGATGCGGAATTTGCTCAATGATGCCTACTGCCGGGATATTTCCGTCAAGATCAAAAGTCAGCTTGCGGTCAAGCGGAAACGCGGTGATTTTGTGGGAAGTTTTGCAACCTATGGATACCAGAAGGACCCCAGCAATCATACCAAACTGATTGTGGACGAACTGGCAGCGGAAACAGTGCAAGATATTTTCCGCTGGAAGATCAGTGGCATGAATAATCAGAGCATCGCAGACCGATTGAATGCGAAAAAGGTGCCGTCCCCGGCTGCGCGAAAGCTACAGAGCGGTGCAAAGCTGAGCCTGCATTTCCGCAAGAGCGATGAGCCGCCGTGGTCTGCCAAGGCGGTGGACCGCATTCTGCACAACGAGGTCTATATCGGAAAACTGGTGCAGGGAAAGACAAGGAGACTGGACTATCGCTCCAAAAAGAAAATGAACGTGCCGATGCGGGACTGGGTAATCGTGGACAACACCCATGAAGCAATCATTCCGGCAGAGCAGTTTGAGCTGGTGCGGCGGATTCTGGAAACCGAAACTCGCAGGCCGAACGATGCCGAAACGGTGGCCCTGTTTGCAGGCTTTCTCTACTGTGGGGACTGCGGCAGCCGGCTAGTGCGCAGGTCGGCCAGCTATAAAGGAAAGCGGTATATCTATTATCAGTGCTCCGGCAGCAAGCAGAACAAGGGCAGCTGCACGAGCCATAATCTGCGGGATGAAAAACTCTATAACGTCGTGCGGAACGCGCTTCAGATGCAGATTCAAATCGTGATGGAAGAAGCCGAGTTTGTGGAAAGCATCCGGCAGGCCCAGCAGGAACCATATCGTGTGCGGCGCATCGAACGGCAGATTCGGCAGCTGACAGCAGAAAAGGCCCATACCCAGGGCATTAAGGAAAAACTGTACGGGGATTATGCAGACGAAATCCTCACACGGGAGGATTTTCTGAACTACAACGAACTGTACAGCAAGCGAATCGAAGAGTATGACCGTAAAATCACAGAACTGGAAACGGAACAGAAAAATCTGCAGACTGCCCCGAATGCGTATCCATTTCTGGACGTGTACCGTAAGTATCGGAAACTGGAAGAGATCACCCGTCCGATGGTCGTGGAACTGATTGAGAAAATCGAAGTCTATGAGGGCAATCGGGTAGAAATTACGTTCCGATTCCAGGATGAAATTGCGGACCTGCTGGAAGAACTGCATCAAAAGAAGATGGGGCAGCGTGAAGTATCTGCATGA
- a CDS encoding TnpV protein yields MKEKIYDARTGLEYVLVDDYYLPALKLLQTRPVGRWGMLHKAYLKLRKPAYYQSLLLSGKLDTVLADVEKQAAERYEVLIEQMSQRENISEKLKEENQMEWVRRMRNLENRAAEIVKAELIYTFERR; encoded by the coding sequence ATGAAAGAGAAAATCTATGATGCCCGGACTGGGCTGGAATATGTTTTGGTTGATGATTATTACCTGCCAGCCTTGAAGCTGCTACAGACTCGTCCGGTTGGCCGCTGGGGAATGCTGCACAAGGCGTACCTGAAACTGCGAAAACCAGCCTATTATCAGAGCCTGCTGCTGAGTGGAAAACTGGATACTGTTTTGGCAGACGTGGAAAAACAGGCAGCAGAACGATATGAGGTTTTGATCGAGCAGATGAGCCAGAGGGAGAACATTTCGGAAAAACTGAAAGAAGAAAATCAGATGGAGTGGGTACGCCGTATGAGAAATCTGGAAAATCGTGCAGCAGAAATCGTAAAGGCAGAATTGATCTACACGTTTGAAAGGCGGTGA
- a CDS encoding helix-turn-helix domain-containing protein, producing the protein MSVNRTSLGKRISFYRSKSNLTQEVLAAKVNCSREYIVQIENGTKVPSLSVLVKIANTLSVSADELLLDCLEYSSSSANSEIHRLLLDCNETEQTVIIRTAKELKATLVSLGV; encoded by the coding sequence ATGTCCGTAAATCGTACTTCTCTAGGAAAACGAATCAGCTTCTACCGTTCAAAATCGAATCTGACGCAAGAAGTTCTTGCCGCAAAAGTCAACTGCAGTCGTGAATACATTGTCCAAATCGAAAATGGCACAAAGGTTCCAAGCCTTTCTGTTCTTGTCAAAATTGCCAACACGTTATCCGTTTCCGCGGATGAGCTTTTGCTCGACTGTCTTGAATATTCATCTTCCTCTGCAAACTCTGAAATTCATCGCTTGCTGTTGGACTGTAATGAAACTGAACAGACTGTCATTATCCGCACGGCAAAGGAGTTAAAGGCCACTCTTGTCAGCCTTGGAGTTTAA
- a CDS encoding ATP-binding protein, which translates to MTETIQTAMDRLMTISVEPQDYVAEDGLLYCGNCKTPKEAFFPNGKKLFGRDRHPAECRCRQATREKQEKEERARLHYEKVQRLKLQGFTDWAMQHWTFANDHGQNPQMQLAQRYVAHWPEMREKNVGLLLWGGVGTGKSFMAGCIANALMEQEVAVCMTNFARIMNELNNAFSGRNEVVDRLCGYPLLVIDDFGMERGTEYALEQIYNIIDSRYRSRKPLIVTTNLTLTELKKPQDTAHARIYDRLLELCTPIACTGPSMRKDIGQAKLDLLKTLLA; encoded by the coding sequence ATGACGGAAACGATCCAGACAGCGATGGACAGGCTTATGACGATCTCTGTGGAACCGCAGGACTATGTTGCAGAAGATGGGCTGCTGTACTGCGGCAACTGCAAAACTCCCAAGGAAGCGTTCTTTCCGAATGGCAAAAAACTGTTTGGGCGTGACCGCCATCCGGCTGAATGCCGGTGCAGGCAGGCTACAAGGGAAAAGCAAGAGAAAGAAGAACGTGCAAGGCTGCATTACGAGAAAGTACAGCGGCTGAAGCTGCAGGGCTTTACCGACTGGGCGATGCAGCACTGGACATTTGCAAACGATCACGGGCAAAATCCACAGATGCAGCTGGCACAGCGGTATGTGGCTCACTGGCCGGAAATGCGGGAAAAGAATGTGGGGCTGCTGCTCTGGGGCGGTGTTGGTACAGGCAAGAGTTTTATGGCGGGCTGCATTGCCAATGCCCTGATGGAACAGGAAGTGGCCGTCTGCATGACGAATTTTGCCCGAATCATGAATGAACTGAATAACGCCTTTTCCGGGCGGAATGAAGTCGTGGACAGGCTCTGCGGCTATCCGTTGCTTGTCATTGATGATTTCGGCATGGAGCGCGGCACGGAATATGCGCTGGAGCAGATTTACAACATTATCGACAGTCGCTACCGCAGCCGGAAACCGCTGATCGTTACCACGAATCTGACCTTGACGGAGTTGAAAAAACCGCAGGATACCGCCCACGCCCGTATCTATGACCGTCTGCTGGAACTGTGTACCCCGATTGCCTGCACAGGCCCCAGCATGAGAAAGGATATAGGACAGGCAAAATTGGATTTACTGAAAACACTTCTGGCTTGA
- a CDS encoding recombinase family protein, whose product MKGEAGHMARVRKKVSAAQREAENAPHRIWKTTIYARLSDFDDVLRDTESLEVQISYIKEYINHRDDLMLLDVFADKRCTGMNFDRPEFERLLKALQERKIDCIVVKDFSRLGRNFVETGQYLEQVFPLFGVRFIAINDNYDSLNSQNRDGMLVPIKSMINEMYSKDLSQKIQSCFRSKEARGEIYTPVPFGYKRNQQNHLVLDEEVSDVVMRIFLLKKSGMKEREIAKKLSAQGIPTPFIRRCQLGYMRNTSRVKGPAWQPAFVTKVLENPVYTGTMVYNRIAYDEMYRKIGENPREDWRMVPDSHPAIISWELFDEVFAVRETEQAIRDERKKWCRQRRENNPNIFKGRIFCKKCSEKLVCHWQSDGSLYFYCKFCHVSISEKDLWNGIHKELHQRMEEHKNLKKLIQKNSGNSNLETKKVALSREMEQVSGNIVRMESQKRSGYEQYVLGKLSKEKFLELKQNLENEIVEQKQEKSKKEKELALIQEELRQKKQIAGNTEVLLTADNLQQYVKKIEVDRRKITHAEFLL is encoded by the coding sequence ATGAAAGGAGAGGCTGGACATATGGCAAGAGTAAGAAAGAAGGTAAGTGCGGCGCAGCGGGAAGCGGAGAACGCACCGCACCGTATCTGGAAAACCACAATTTACGCACGACTGTCCGATTTTGATGATGTACTTCGGGATACGGAATCGCTGGAAGTGCAGATTTCTTACATCAAAGAGTATATCAACCACCGGGATGATCTGATGCTGCTGGATGTGTTTGCGGACAAGCGGTGCACAGGGATGAACTTTGACCGCCCGGAATTTGAGCGGTTGCTGAAAGCACTGCAGGAGCGGAAAATCGACTGCATCGTGGTAAAGGACTTCTCGCGTTTGGGCCGCAATTTCGTGGAAACAGGCCAGTATCTGGAACAGGTGTTTCCGCTGTTCGGCGTAAGATTTATAGCCATCAACGATAACTATGACAGCCTGAACAGCCAGAACCGGGATGGGATGCTGGTGCCGATCAAGAGCATGATCAATGAGATGTACTCGAAAGACCTGTCCCAGAAGATCCAGTCGTGCTTTCGCTCCAAGGAAGCGCGGGGAGAAATCTATACCCCGGTTCCGTTCGGTTACAAGAGAAATCAGCAGAATCATTTGGTTCTGGATGAGGAAGTCAGCGATGTGGTGATGCGGATTTTCCTCTTGAAGAAATCCGGCATGAAAGAGCGTGAGATTGCAAAGAAGCTGTCTGCTCAGGGAATCCCAACACCTTTTATACGCCGTTGTCAGTTGGGTTATATGAGAAATACCTCACGGGTAAAGGGCCCTGCATGGCAGCCAGCTTTCGTGACAAAGGTTCTGGAAAATCCGGTCTACACGGGAACCATGGTGTATAACCGCATCGCCTACGATGAAATGTATCGAAAAATCGGAGAAAATCCACGAGAAGACTGGCGGATGGTGCCGGACAGTCACCCGGCAATTATCAGCTGGGAACTGTTTGATGAAGTTTTCGCAGTGCGAGAAACTGAGCAAGCGATCAGGGATGAGCGGAAAAAGTGGTGCAGACAGCGCAGAGAGAATAATCCGAATATTTTCAAAGGCAGAATATTTTGCAAAAAGTGCAGCGAAAAGCTGGTTTGCCATTGGCAAAGTGATGGTTCACTGTATTTTTACTGTAAATTCTGCCATGTTTCCATCTCAGAGAAAGACCTCTGGAACGGCATCCATAAGGAACTGCACCAGCGGATGGAAGAACATAAGAATTTGAAAAAGCTGATACAGAAGAATTCGGGAAATAGCAACCTTGAAACAAAGAAAGTTGCATTGAGCCGTGAAATGGAACAGGTGTCGGGCAATATCGTTCGGATGGAATCGCAGAAGCGCAGCGGCTATGAGCAGTATGTCCTCGGAAAACTTTCAAAAGAGAAATTCTTGGAATTAAAGCAGAACTTGGAAAATGAAATCGTAGAACAAAAACAGGAAAAATCCAAAAAAGAGAAAGAACTTGCGTTGATTCAAGAAGAATTGCGGCAGAAAAAGCAGATCGCAGGAAACACCGAAGTCCTTTTAACGGCAGACAATCTGCAGCAGTATGTAAAGAAAATTGAAGTGGACCGCAGGAAAATTACTCACGCGGAATTTTTACTGTGA